The proteins below are encoded in one region of Winogradskyella helgolandensis:
- a CDS encoding TetR/AcrR family transcriptional regulator: protein MARKKQYNEDDVVEKAMNLFWKNGYEATSMQMLEKEMGINKFSIYSSFGNKHGLFLESLKQYKLKVSATLLKFKNGTNGVEDIKQFFYDSISSNFKLGNQKGCFVTNTYNEFSDHEDQLIKEQMDSFMDNLKSIIIEKLKMDPSKDKATIMKQANYLLLAKHGLAAAARVNTTEEIEDYIEMTFKNL, encoded by the coding sequence ATGGCAAGAAAAAAGCAATATAACGAAGATGACGTCGTAGAAAAAGCTATGAACCTTTTTTGGAAAAATGGTTATGAAGCGACATCAATGCAAATGCTCGAAAAAGAAATGGGCATTAATAAGTTTTCGATATATTCTAGTTTTGGTAATAAGCATGGTTTGTTCCTTGAAAGTTTAAAGCAATACAAATTAAAAGTAAGTGCGACATTATTAAAATTTAAAAACGGCACGAATGGAGTTGAAGACATTAAACAGTTTTTTTACGATTCTATAAGCTCCAACTTTAAATTAGGTAACCAAAAAGGCTGTTTTGTAACAAACACCTATAATGAGTTTTCTGACCATGAAGACCAACTCATTAAAGAACAAATGGACTCTTTTATGGATAATTTGAAATCCATCATTATTGAGAAGCTCAAAATGGATCCTTCAAAAGATAAAGCAACCATAATGAAACAAGCTAATTATTTACTATTAGCAAAGCATGGCCTAGCTGCTGCTGCTCGCGTTAATACAACAGAAGAAATTGAAGATTATATTGAAATGACCTTCAAAAATTTATAA
- a CDS encoding NACHT domain-containing protein, whose product MDELIQASVAQLGKLIYDISKSFSGDIKELINKKINNNKNYFHEISTKYLINFFNRYGHIQVLGMSKPMHLNNIFIDIQMLDCIGNDKYASVKKLMESFKESIDSNRSLQVIENKKSDGINTAERENRLMVLGAPGGGKSTYLKKIGFESLKGKNPILKKYLPILIELKNIDIGKNINTLIVKELEIANFPNPQEYLEKSLHKGKILLLFDGLDEIPQDLETKTLNDIRDFCDKYSNNKFVVSCRLAAYKGGLNNFTNIEIANFDKKQIENFIKKWFKEKSKENRNFKDISEECWKKISSPDMQATMELAQSPLMLTLLCLVYNYQQDFPSNRSLLYKEAIDVQLKEWNASKRIHNNPIYKDMTLPFEELLLSRIAYLYFIKDEYFFNKTDLANQISEFISNNLNAPKFLDGTDILETISIQQGILLERAKNIYSFSHLTFQEYFAAKYIDDYGLLNEIIDKQLDNSKWREIFILLSGIMKTGSDKLLNAISVKSRKSIEKETNFKKLIQRIDNSQERSLQNKFTDLLLILIFCSNIDKYQCVAILTRLINNIDRELGYLIDFSWIVDKKVDVKHHLISYIELLDSLELESSISRNVNKVLKQFQIDDSLDVTKEILKSLEIEYFTFTPEGMNNISNFFQNLGFLIHCKKASIIVTKDNWNKIEHEILNIN is encoded by the coding sequence ATGGATGAATTAATACAGGCGAGCGTTGCACAACTTGGGAAACTTATATATGATATTTCAAAGTCTTTTAGTGGAGATATTAAAGAATTGATAAATAAAAAAATCAATAACAACAAAAACTACTTTCATGAAATATCTACGAAATATTTAATTAACTTTTTTAATAGATATGGCCATATTCAAGTATTGGGTATGAGTAAACCAATGCATTTGAATAATATTTTTATTGATATTCAAATGTTGGATTGCATTGGAAACGATAAATATGCCTCCGTAAAAAAATTAATGGAGTCATTTAAAGAAAGTATAGATTCAAATAGGAGTTTACAAGTCATTGAAAACAAAAAATCAGATGGAATTAATACAGCAGAAAGAGAAAATCGGTTAATGGTATTAGGAGCACCGGGTGGTGGCAAATCGACTTATTTAAAAAAGATAGGATTTGAAAGTTTGAAAGGGAAAAACCCTATTTTAAAAAAGTATTTACCAATTCTAATAGAATTAAAAAATATTGATATTGGCAAAAACATAAATACATTAATAGTCAAAGAATTAGAAATAGCAAATTTCCCAAACCCTCAAGAATATTTAGAAAAAAGTTTACATAAAGGAAAAATTCTATTACTATTTGATGGATTGGATGAAATCCCTCAAGATTTAGAAACAAAAACACTTAATGATATAAGAGATTTCTGCGATAAATATTCAAACAATAAATTTGTAGTATCATGTAGGTTAGCTGCATACAAAGGCGGATTAAATAATTTTACAAACATCGAAATTGCAAATTTTGATAAAAAACAAATCGAAAATTTCATTAAAAAATGGTTTAAGGAAAAAAGTAAAGAAAACAGAAATTTTAAAGACATATCAGAAGAATGCTGGAAGAAAATTTCAAGCCCTGACATGCAAGCTACTATGGAATTAGCTCAGTCACCATTGATGCTGACATTATTATGCCTCGTATATAATTACCAGCAGGATTTCCCATCAAACAGGTCATTGTTATACAAAGAAGCTATTGATGTTCAACTTAAAGAATGGAATGCCTCTAAAAGAATTCATAATAATCCAATTTATAAGGATATGACTTTACCTTTTGAAGAATTATTACTTTCTCGTATTGCTTATTTATACTTTATTAAGGATGAATATTTCTTTAATAAAACTGATTTAGCAAATCAAATTTCAGAATTTATAAGTAATAATTTAAACGCTCCTAAATTTTTAGATGGAACTGATATTTTGGAGACAATTTCTATTCAACAAGGTATACTTTTAGAAAGAGCAAAGAATATATACTCATTTTCACATCTAACTTTTCAAGAATATTTTGCCGCAAAATATATTGATGATTATGGTTTACTAAATGAAATAATAGATAAACAACTAGATAATTCTAAATGGAGAGAAATTTTTATTTTACTATCTGGTATAATGAAAACTGGTTCAGATAAACTATTAAATGCCATTTCTGTTAAATCTAGAAAATCTATTGAAAAAGAGACCAATTTCAAAAAGTTGATCCAAAGAATAGATAATAGCCAAGAAAGATCACTTCAAAATAAATTTACAGACCTACTACTAATTCTTATATTTTGTTCTAATATAGATAAATATCAATGTGTGGCTATATTAACCAGACTCATTAATAACATCGACAGAGAACTTGGTTATTTAATAGATTTCTCATGGATTGTGGATAAAAAGGTGGACGTTAAGCATCATCTAATATCATATATTGAATTATTGGATTCATTAGAGTTAGAAAGTTCGATTAGTAGAAATGTGAATAAAGTTCTAAAACAATTTCAAATTGATGATTCACTTGATGTAACTAAAGAGATTCTTAAATCGTTAGAAATAGAGTATTTTACTTTTACACCAGAAGGAATGAACAATATTTCTAATTTTTTTCAGAATTTAGGCTTTTTAATTCATTGCAAAAAAGCCTCTATTATTGTTACTAAAGATAACTGGAACAAAATTGAACATGAGATTTTAAATATTAATTAA
- a CDS encoding DoxX family protein, whose amino-acid sequence MKKTKILQTASNIVAAALMVFFAIPKLLGAEKSVQGFEQFKSLVPLDPNVFRVFTGIVELFIAILILLFIIKKNINLGKIAYFLLLATMIGGLIMEFFARPKPAMMLVIIALLLSILSIFKLKTLSTKQQSN is encoded by the coding sequence ATGAAAAAAACTAAAATTTTACAAACAGCAAGCAATATAGTAGCTGCAGCACTTATGGTATTCTTTGCAATACCAAAATTATTAGGTGCAGAAAAAAGCGTACAAGGATTTGAACAATTTAAATCTTTAGTACCATTAGACCCAAATGTATTTAGAGTATTTACAGGTATCGTAGAACTTTTTATTGCAATATTGATCCTCTTATTTATCATAAAGAAAAATATTAACCTTGGAAAAATTGCCTACTTTTTATTATTAGCAACAATGATTGGTGGCTTAATAATGGAATTCTTTGCAAGACCAAAACCTGCTATGATGCTTGTTATAATAGCTCTACTACTTTCTATACTATCAATATTTAAACTTAAAACATTATCTACAAAGCAGCAATCTAACTAG
- a CDS encoding DsbA family oxidoreductase has protein sequence MKEKLKIDIVSDVVCPWCTIGYKRLEKAISDLGIEDQIDIEWQPFELNPNMPAEGQNVIEHITEKYGSTLDQQRASQQHMADAGNELGFKFDYFDEMRMVNTFDAHVLLEYAKDFGKQTELKMALTKAFFSDRKDVSKKAVLKEALIEVGLNADDALAKLDNEEARLDIRNKQNYWKELGVNSVPTIVFNRKSAVTGAQPVDTFKQVLSELITEQPAL, from the coding sequence ATGAAAGAGAAATTAAAAATAGATATCGTATCAGATGTGGTGTGCCCTTGGTGTACCATTGGTTACAAACGTTTAGAAAAAGCGATTTCCGACTTAGGAATAGAAGATCAAATCGATATAGAATGGCAACCGTTTGAGCTCAACCCAAATATGCCAGCCGAAGGTCAGAATGTGATAGAACACATTACTGAAAAATACGGCTCTACATTAGATCAACAGAGAGCCTCGCAACAACATATGGCTGATGCTGGTAACGAACTGGGTTTTAAATTCGACTATTTTGATGAGATGCGCATGGTGAATACTTTTGATGCACACGTATTATTAGAATATGCTAAAGATTTTGGAAAGCAAACGGAACTAAAAATGGCATTAACAAAAGCCTTTTTTAGTGACCGTAAGGACGTCTCTAAAAAAGCCGTTTTAAAAGAAGCGCTTATAGAAGTGGGCTTAAATGCAGACGACGCTTTAGCTAAATTAGACAATGAAGAAGCACGTTTAGACATCAGAAATAAACAGAATTATTGGAAAGAATTGGGAGTGAATTCTGTGCCAACGATTGTGTTTAATCGCAAAAGTGCTGTCACAGGAGCACAACCTGTAGACACCTTTAAACAAGTGCTTTCTGAATTAATTACTGAACAGCCAGCACTATAA
- a CDS encoding haloacid dehalogenase type II yields the protein MKNKRRNFIKNLGLMGTTGMLMPNLVLGNTQENNTIMTNTTRPKVLFFDVNETLLDLTQMKKQVGEALNGREDLLSLWFTTMLQYSLVTTASGQYEHFGNIGAAALQMVAANNDISISEKEARNVIVNSLRGLPAHPDVKAALTQLKADGYKLVSFTNSSNAGVKKQFESAGLTDYFDERLSVEDIGKFKPFTDAYTWAARKMGIKPEECMLIAAHGWDVAGAVWAGWRAAFISRPGQQLFPLAPKTEIVESDLQKVADILVTYK from the coding sequence ATGAAAAACAAAAGAAGGAATTTTATTAAAAATCTAGGTTTAATGGGAACAACAGGAATGTTGATGCCAAATTTAGTATTAGGAAACACACAAGAAAACAACACTATTATGACAAACACAACACGACCTAAAGTATTATTTTTTGATGTTAACGAAACGCTTTTAGACCTCACACAAATGAAAAAGCAAGTTGGTGAGGCTCTAAATGGTAGAGAAGATTTATTATCGCTTTGGTTTACTACAATGTTACAGTATTCATTAGTAACTACAGCAAGTGGACAATACGAACACTTTGGTAATATTGGTGCAGCAGCATTACAAATGGTGGCCGCAAATAATGACATTTCAATTTCTGAAAAAGAAGCTCGAAACGTCATCGTAAATTCTTTAAGAGGATTACCAGCGCATCCAGATGTAAAAGCAGCCTTAACACAACTAAAAGCAGACGGTTATAAATTAGTGTCCTTCACAAATTCATCTAATGCAGGTGTAAAAAAGCAATTTGAAAGTGCCGGTTTAACCGACTATTTTGATGAACGTTTAAGTGTAGAAGATATAGGGAAATTTAAACCATTTACAGATGCCTACACTTGGGCAGCACGTAAAATGGGCATAAAACCTGAAGAATGTATGCTAATCGCAGCACATGGTTGGGATGTTGCCGGAGCCGTTTGGGCTGGTTGGAGAGCTGCGTTTATCAGCAGACCTGGTCAACAGTTATTTCCATTAGCACCAAAAACAGAAATTGTAGAATCGGATTTACAAAAAGTGGCTGATATTTTGGTGACTTATAAATAA
- a CDS encoding PLP-dependent aminotransferase family protein yields MQDHKTLNYIKDVLKDMPTDWLNLTTHRLDIYNEKLAKTQFLDAFENLYKNNNSEPSALSELPTAYDYIRLGHPLSCILEWGIANLNDIKADNVISFSSQTVPVLSILRTNLLENKKTQIVYTGDLPEFFDAEIIKEVYGYHFDVIKVDSADAILEFKGSTVFISQQEDISHLEDNVNIDFYINLHGHLGSVLIVNGSHNDHYISDIQHVRRRETIAMTPSNCLVALKALTAHTPITNLDHHFEANKASVLNSIKEINGTTSQPLVGSSGLSVQYAIMMGLVDYALEHHNGKAIKFVVPPNCYGGTNDQARRVAACLENVEVVDLPVDGDNDMVQSIHTVLDKIAHEDAIPYIIAEIPTNPRVEVPDLQKLKEALSEKRKTASGDIAIDPVFILDQTFCPNVHFLGEGEILSTMRTISYASGSKFPSGGKCTAGYIVGNAKVDALMDKIALHLTLCDNEATALQYEILAKQLPSMNQRIAEAYKNTREFVSFIHDTLPEAKINFVSEELAAQGFTPSVFSLDLPTKGNTPEEKETYKRALNHRLINLMITEIPNESKYCVSYGQLKGCYWTIPATSTQGTTKEGDKDYIARVSLSPDLDLEKHKAVFLEFVSEI; encoded by the coding sequence ATGCAAGACCATAAAACCCTAAATTATATAAAAGACGTTCTAAAGGATATGCCAACAGACTGGTTAAACCTAACCACGCATCGTTTAGATATTTACAACGAAAAGTTAGCTAAAACACAGTTTTTAGATGCATTTGAGAACCTATATAAAAACAATAATTCAGAACCTTCAGCATTAAGCGAATTACCAACCGCTTACGATTATATTCGTTTAGGGCATCCGTTATCTTGTATTCTTGAATGGGGAATTGCGAATTTAAACGACATTAAAGCAGACAACGTGATTAGTTTTTCGTCACAAACGGTGCCTGTGTTGTCTATTTTAAGAACAAATTTATTAGAAAACAAAAAGACCCAAATTGTATATACAGGAGACCTTCCAGAATTTTTCGATGCTGAAATCATCAAGGAGGTCTATGGTTATCATTTCGATGTCATAAAAGTAGATAGTGCAGATGCTATTTTAGAGTTTAAAGGCAGTACTGTTTTTATCTCACAGCAGGAGGATATTTCACATCTTGAGGACAATGTAAATATTGATTTTTATATCAATCTTCATGGACACCTTGGGAGTGTACTTATCGTTAATGGCAGTCACAACGATCATTATATTTCAGATATTCAGCATGTGAGACGACGTGAAACTATTGCGATGACACCATCGAATTGTTTAGTCGCTTTAAAAGCATTAACAGCACATACTCCGATTACCAATTTAGACCATCATTTTGAAGCCAATAAAGCAAGCGTTTTAAACTCTATTAAGGAGATTAATGGCACAACGTCTCAGCCTTTAGTGGGTTCTAGCGGATTATCGGTTCAGTATGCTATTATGATGGGCTTAGTGGACTATGCCTTAGAACACCATAATGGCAAAGCGATTAAATTTGTGGTACCTCCAAATTGTTATGGAGGTACCAATGACCAAGCCAGACGTGTGGCGGCTTGTTTAGAGAATGTGGAAGTGGTAGATTTACCTGTAGATGGTGATAATGATATGGTGCAAAGTATCCATACCGTTTTAGATAAAATTGCGCACGAGGACGCGATTCCGTATATTATTGCTGAAATCCCAACCAATCCACGTGTTGAAGTTCCGGATTTACAAAAATTAAAAGAAGCTTTGAGCGAAAAACGCAAAACAGCTTCTGGAGACATCGCGATAGATCCTGTGTTTATATTAGACCAAACCTTTTGTCCTAATGTGCACTTTTTAGGAGAAGGTGAAATATTATCTACCATGCGTACCATTTCTTATGCTAGTGGTTCTAAATTCCCGAGTGGAGGAAAATGTACAGCGGGTTATATTGTAGGAAATGCAAAAGTAGATGCTTTAATGGATAAAATTGCATTACATCTAACGCTTTGCGATAATGAGGCGACTGCGCTTCAATATGAGATTTTGGCCAAGCAATTGCCATCCATGAATCAGCGTATTGCGGAGGCGTATAAAAATACACGTGAGTTTGTGAGTTTTATTCATGATACCTTACCAGAAGCGAAAATCAATTTTGTATCCGAAGAATTGGCAGCACAAGGGTTTACACCTTCGGTGTTTTCATTAGATCTTCCAACAAAAGGAAACACACCTGAAGAAAAAGAAACGTATAAACGTGCTTTAAATCATAGATTAATTAATTTAATGATTACCGAAATCCCTAATGAAAGCAAGTACTGCGTGAGTTACGGCCAATTAAAAGGCTGTTATTGGACGATTCCTGCAACCTCAACGCAAGGCACCACCAAAGAAGGAGATAAAGATTATATTGCACGTGTGTCCTTATCGCCAGATTTAGATTTGGAAAAGCATAAAGCGGTGTTTTTGGAATTTGTTTCTGAGATTTAG
- a CDS encoding TlpA family protein disulfide reductase, with translation MNKSIITFFTLIISISLFAKSGKIVLIGQIENHLGTTIMITHLNNRELVSAELDADGKFEMYTKLESGFYFLKYGRNTAYIYLYPKDKLNLVFDAKNFETSMVFEGQGSERNNYLVKKSIVDAELTEDLEAFYKVDEATYLKNIDDVKMTHLALLSKYNVEPFFTSAETKSLEYERLLSIQNFKTSYKFYLGDDISPSDDFYKPLEVIDETDVSDYKAQPYFRYLVNSAWNKRIEAASDVDGMLKVFRKIPSQDLAITLLNGFYSKISSNKERSKDYLDLIKRLTTHQPFIDAAEKQYQEVTNSKGLNEGDDSPTFSYESVDGKTISLSDLKGKYVYIDIWATWCGPCIKQVPYLKHLEERYHDRNIVFVSISVDKENVKEKWKQMIVDKELGGVQLFADKSFDSDFMNAYAVNSIPRFILINPEGKIVNLEAPRPSFDKTKVLLDELLK, from the coding sequence ATGAACAAGAGTATCATTACATTTTTCACGTTAATTATTAGCATATCTCTCTTTGCTAAATCTGGAAAAATTGTTCTTATCGGACAAATAGAAAATCACTTAGGAACTACCATAATGATTACGCATCTTAACAATAGAGAACTGGTCTCTGCAGAACTTGATGCTGATGGGAAATTTGAAATGTACACTAAATTAGAGAGCGGTTTTTACTTTCTTAAGTACGGTCGTAACACAGCTTACATTTATCTTTATCCAAAGGATAAACTCAATTTAGTTTTTGATGCTAAAAATTTTGAAACTTCGATGGTTTTTGAAGGGCAAGGTTCAGAGCGAAATAATTATCTAGTCAAAAAATCAATAGTAGATGCTGAGCTCACTGAGGATTTAGAAGCCTTTTATAAGGTAGATGAAGCTACTTATCTTAAAAATATTGACGATGTTAAAATGACTCATCTAGCCTTATTATCTAAGTATAATGTAGAGCCCTTTTTTACAAGCGCAGAAACAAAGTCCTTAGAGTATGAGCGTCTTCTGAGTATACAGAATTTTAAGACGAGTTATAAATTTTATTTAGGTGATGATATTTCGCCTTCAGATGATTTTTACAAACCTTTAGAAGTCATAGACGAAACTGATGTAAGTGATTATAAGGCGCAGCCTTATTTTCGTTATTTGGTAAATTCGGCTTGGAATAAACGTATTGAAGCCGCTTCAGATGTAGATGGTATGCTCAAAGTTTTTCGTAAAATACCTTCTCAAGATTTGGCTATTACGCTATTAAATGGTTTTTATTCTAAAATATCTTCTAATAAAGAGCGCTCAAAAGATTATTTAGATCTTATTAAACGATTGACAACACATCAACCTTTCATTGATGCTGCCGAAAAACAATACCAAGAAGTAACTAATTCTAAAGGTCTTAATGAAGGTGATGATTCTCCTACATTTAGTTATGAAAGTGTGGATGGCAAAACAATTAGCCTAAGTGATTTAAAAGGAAAATATGTCTATATTGATATTTGGGCAACTTGGTGTGGGCCTTGTATTAAACAGGTGCCTTATCTTAAACATTTAGAAGAGCGTTATCACGATAGAAACATTGTTTTTGTAAGTATATCTGTCGATAAGGAAAATGTTAAAGAAAAGTGGAAACAAATGATAGTGGACAAGGAACTTGGCGGAGTTCAGCTTTTTGCAGATAAGTCATTTGATAGTGATTTTATGAATGCTTATGCTGTCAATTCTATTCCACGTTTTATTTTAATTAATCCTGAAGGTAAGATTGTAAATCTAGAAGCTCCAAGACCTTCTTTTGATAAAACCAAAGTTCTGTTAGATGAGTTATTGAAATGA
- a CDS encoding peroxiredoxin-like family protein: MSTLQKNKGELKTMLDAQRQAGIAKFTKEKNQTYADGIKSVVDSGILDKALNVGHKAPNFTLNNAVNKPVSLYDELENGPVVLTWYRGGWCPYCNITLHYLQEKLPEFKNLGATLLALTPELPDNALNTKEKNNLEFSVLSDIGNSVAKSYGVVFTLTNEVASIYNAGFGLNEKNGDTSNELPLAATYVIDKDGIIQYAFLDADYRERAEPTAILNTLSELKSNNNNNNNNN, from the coding sequence ATGAGCACATTACAAAAGAACAAAGGTGAATTAAAGACAATGTTAGACGCACAACGTCAAGCAGGTATCGCTAAATTCACGAAAGAAAAAAATCAAACTTATGCTGATGGTATTAAAAGCGTCGTCGATTCTGGCATATTAGATAAAGCTTTAAATGTTGGTCACAAAGCTCCAAATTTCACATTAAATAACGCTGTAAACAAGCCAGTTTCGTTATATGATGAATTAGAAAATGGACCTGTTGTCTTAACATGGTATAGAGGTGGTTGGTGTCCTTATTGTAATATCACCTTGCATTATTTGCAAGAGAAATTACCTGAATTTAAAAATTTAGGCGCAACACTCCTTGCCTTAACTCCTGAGTTGCCAGATAATGCTTTGAATACTAAAGAAAAAAATAATTTAGAATTTAGCGTCTTAAGTGATATAGGAAATAGCGTTGCAAAATCATACGGAGTTGTTTTCACCTTAACAAATGAAGTGGCTTCTATCTATAACGCTGGTTTTGGTCTGAACGAAAAAAATGGTGACACTAGCAATGAATTACCATTAGCTGCAACATATGTTATTGATAAAGATGGAATCATTCAATATGCTTTTTTAGATGCTGATTACAGAGAAAGAGCAGAACCGACAGCTATACTAAATACTTTATCTGAGCTAAAATCCAATAATAATAATAATAATAATAATAATTAA
- a CDS encoding UDP-N-acetylmuramate--L-alanine ligase, with the protein MNVHFIAIGGAAMHNLALALHNKGYKVTGSDDTIFEPSKSRLDAKGVLPEAFGWYPEKITSDLDAIVLGMHAKADNPELLKAQELDLKIYSYPEFLYEQAKNKTRVVIGGSHGKTTITSMILHVMHYHDRDVDYMVGAQLEGFDVMVKLTEENDFMVLEGDEYLSSPIDLRPKFHLYKPNIALLSGIAWDHINVFPTYENYVEQFSIFVDSIVRGGSINYNEEDPEVKRVVEASENQIRKIAYKTPEYTVEDGETLLETPEGPMPIEVFGAHNLNNLAGAKWICQHMGIDEDDFYEAISTFKGASKRLEKIAESKSSVAYKDFAHSPSKVEATTKAVKEQYSDRTLVACLELHTYSSLNAEFLKEYKGALDAADVAVVFYSPHAVEIKKLEEVTEAQIANAFERDDLIIYTNPEDFKNFLFSQKFDNKSLLLMSSGNYGGLDFDEVKALF; encoded by the coding sequence ATGAACGTACATTTTATAGCAATTGGTGGTGCCGCAATGCACAATTTAGCCTTAGCACTTCACAATAAAGGATATAAAGTCACAGGAAGTGATGATACCATTTTTGAACCTTCTAAATCGAGACTAGATGCTAAAGGGGTGTTGCCTGAGGCTTTTGGTTGGTATCCTGAAAAGATTACTTCAGATTTAGACGCTATCGTTTTAGGAATGCATGCCAAAGCTGATAATCCAGAATTGCTAAAAGCCCAAGAACTCGATTTAAAAATCTACAGTTATCCTGAATTCTTATACGAACAAGCCAAAAACAAAACGCGTGTGGTTATTGGCGGAAGCCACGGTAAAACGACGATTACATCAATGATTTTACATGTGATGCATTATCACGATCGTGATGTTGATTATATGGTTGGAGCACAATTAGAAGGTTTTGATGTGATGGTAAAACTCACCGAAGAGAATGATTTTATGGTGTTAGAAGGTGATGAATATTTGAGTTCACCAATTGATTTGCGACCAAAATTTCATTTGTACAAACCTAATATCGCCTTGTTAAGTGGCATTGCTTGGGATCATATTAATGTGTTTCCTACCTATGAAAATTATGTAGAACAGTTTAGCATTTTTGTAGATTCTATAGTTAGAGGAGGAAGTATTAATTATAACGAAGAAGATCCGGAAGTAAAGCGTGTAGTGGAAGCTTCCGAAAATCAAATTCGAAAAATAGCCTATAAAACTCCAGAATACACCGTTGAAGATGGTGAAACATTATTAGAAACTCCAGAAGGGCCAATGCCAATTGAAGTCTTTGGTGCGCACAACTTAAATAATTTAGCTGGTGCCAAATGGATTTGCCAACATATGGGCATTGATGAAGATGATTTCTACGAAGCCATTTCAACCTTTAAAGGAGCCAGCAAACGTTTAGAGAAAATTGCTGAATCTAAAAGTAGTGTAGCTTATAAAGATTTTGCACATTCACCTAGTAAAGTAGAAGCGACGACAAAAGCGGTTAAAGAACAATATAGTGATAGGACATTAGTCGCGTGTTTAGAATTACATACCTACAGTAGCTTAAATGCCGAATTCCTTAAAGAGTATAAAGGTGCTTTAGATGCTGCAGATGTTGCTGTTGTGTTTTATTCTCCACATGCTGTTGAAATTAAGAAGTTAGAGGAAGTTACAGAAGCACAAATTGCTAATGCTTTTGAGCGCGATGATTTAATTATCTATACCAATCCAGAAGATTTTAAAAACTTCTTGTTCTCTCAGAAGTTTGATAACAAGTCGTTATTATTAATGAGTTCTGGGAATTATGGTGGTTTGGATTTTGATGAGGTGAAAGCACTTTTTTAG
- a CDS encoding carboxymuconolactone decarboxylase family protein has product MTTLKVHNIESAPEGSKALLENSQKSFGMIPGLHGVLAGAPKILEAYQTLHQLFVDSSFNEDELTVVWQTINVEHACHYCVPAHTGIAKMMNVDDAITEALRNETPLESSKLEALRTMTLTIVRNRGNVTQDDLDAFYAAGYGEAQVLEIILGLSQKTISNYVNHIAHTPVDAPFQKFEWSKENVVK; this is encoded by the coding sequence ATGACAACTTTAAAAGTTCACAATATTGAAAGCGCACCAGAAGGTAGTAAAGCCTTATTAGAAAACTCTCAAAAATCATTTGGTATGATACCTGGATTACATGGAGTTTTAGCTGGAGCACCAAAAATATTAGAGGCGTACCAAACTTTACATCAATTATTTGTTGACTCGTCATTTAACGAAGACGAATTAACAGTGGTATGGCAAACTATCAACGTAGAACACGCGTGTCATTATTGCGTACCTGCACATACAGGCATCGCAAAAATGATGAATGTTGATGATGCAATTACAGAGGCATTACGTAATGAAACACCGTTAGAAAGCTCAAAATTGGAAGCGTTGCGTACTATGACATTAACTATTGTTAGAAATCGTGGTAATGTAACACAAGATGATCTTGATGCATTTTATGCTGCTGGCTATGGTGAAGCGCAAGTCTTAGAAATCATCTTAGGCTTATCTCAAAAAACAATAAGTAACTATGTCAACCATATTGCACATACGCCTGTTGACGCGCCATTCCAAAAGTTTGAATGGTCTAAAGAGAATGTGGTTAAATAA
- a CDS encoding immunity 53 family protein, with product MEILEWIQDWLAENADGEWEKGDAIQITTIDSPLGWDVEIDISKTSIANLDIKWILNENGKQDWYGVKIQNQRFRAAGDAGKLTFLLNLFREMIDKIENE from the coding sequence ATGGAAATTTTAGAATGGATACAAGATTGGCTTGCAGAGAATGCCGATGGCGAATGGGAAAAAGGTGATGCCATTCAAATTACCACTATCGACAGTCCGTTAGGTTGGGACGTTGAAATTGATATTTCAAAAACATCTATTGCTAATCTCGATATCAAATGGATTCTTAACGAAAACGGAAAACAAGATTGGTATGGTGTGAAAATTCAAAACCAACGGTTTAGAGCTGCTGGTGACGCTGGCAAATTAACGTTTCTCTTAAATCTATTCAGAGAAATGATTGACAAAATTGAGAATGAGTAA